The proteins below come from a single Stigmatopora argus isolate UIUO_Sarg chromosome 11, RoL_Sarg_1.0, whole genome shotgun sequence genomic window:
- the sertad2b gene encoding SERTA domain-containing protein 2b: protein MFSKGAKRKVDEYEEVLEGKTLEAGGGLGLGPEGLSKVSYTLQRQTIFNISLMKLYSQRPLSEPSLERRVLINNMLRRIQDELKQEGSLRPLLLPPSPPPDDPMDEGFREAPPSFGVLSAAVTVPAAPPSALLMPAIIPPPSPHPSAHPNCLPLPDACLTPASLLEEDGTDSSFGASSPPTPPLSPPSLHSQMSANISSSNSLNGLDLRPATARSRTPAAISMTVTTSLAPTTLSQPPHLEALSPAPPGLAKDCRSSGPKSEPACISLVESCPTEHRPMDAPAGAPLAAPVEMYPTHSPVSTSSGFLTDLALDDVLFADIDTSMYDFDPCVTAGAVGVTAGTSLAKISPVVTADDVLKSLACPYNGPAPQVSANQPFKIDLTELDHIMEVLVGS from the coding sequence ATGTTCAGTAAAGGTGCCAAGCGAAAAGTGGACGAGTATGAAGAGGTGTTGGAAGGCAAAACGCTGGAGGCGGGAGGCGGGCTAGGCCTGGGTCCCGAGGGCCTGTCCAAGGTGTCGTACACCCTTCAGAGGCAGACCATCTTCAACATCTCCCTAATGAAGCTGTACAGTCAGCGTCCGCTCAGCGAGCCCAGTCTGGAGCGCCGCGTGCTCATCAACAACATGCTGCGGCGTATCCAGGACGAGCTGAAGCAAGAAGGCTCCTTGCGGCCGCTGCTCCTGCCGCCGTCGCCTCCTCCCGACGATCCCATGGATGAGGGCTTCCGTGAAGCTCCGCCTTCGTTCGGGGTCCTCTCCGCCGCCGTGACAGTTCCGGCAGCTCCTCCTTCCGCTCTGCTGATGCCGGCGATCATTCCTCCGCCTTCGCCGCACCCCTCCGCGCATCCCAACTGCCTGCCCCTGCCGGACGCCTGCCTCACTCCGGCTTCGCTGTTGGAGGAGGACGGTACGGATTCCTCCTTTGGCGCTTCATCTCCGCCCACTCCTCCTCTGTCGCCTCCCTCGTTACACAGTCAGATGTCCGCCAACATCTCTTCGTCCAATAGCCTGAACGGCCTGGATTTGCGTCCCGCGACAGCCAGAAGCAGGACGCCGGCAGCCATTTCTATGACGGTAACTACCTCCCTGGCTCCCACCACGCTCAGCCAACCCCCCCACTTAGAGGCCTTGTCCCCCGCACCCCCGGGCCTGGCGAAAGACTGCAGAAGTTCCGGCCCTAAAAGTGAACCAGCTTGCATCTCCCTTGTGGAAAGCTGCCCCACGGAGCACCGACCGATGGACGCCCCCGCCGGGGCGCCACTAGCCGCCCCGGTGGAAATGTACCCCACTCATTCCCCGGTTTCCACGTCCTCCGGCTTTCTCACCGACCTGGCGCTGGACGACGTCCTTTTTGCCGACATAGACACGTCCATGTACGATTTCGATCCCTGCGTGACGGCGGGGGCCGTTGGCGTGACGGCTGGCACCAGCTTGGCAAAGATATCGCCGGTCGTGACGGCGGACGATGTGCTCAAATCGCTGGCTTGTCCGTATAACGGCCCTGCCCCTCAAGTTTCAGCAAATCAGCCTTTTAAAATTGATCTGACAGAACTGGATCACATCATGGAAGTGCTGGTTGGTTCATGA
- the pcgf6 gene encoding polycomb group RING finger protein 6 isoform X2 has product MQHEVKKREPRTPKLPLNQFYPYIRCGLCCGFLINATTITECLHTFCKSCIVKHFYNSNKCPTCTIVVHETQPFYHIRPDRQLQDIVYKMIPFLEDSEKKQMANFYKKRGAQTPKEVTTSAPSRCKKQKKDCTQQYIFSIPPELDLSLLLEFVGAEEGINSYKPLERPYVRVSSDATIRHVELFIRKKMELSPTCQVDVVCGDHLLDQYQSLKDVQNAVGSQALEDGLLVLHFGLVLSCLS; this is encoded by the exons ATGCAACATGAAGTGAAGAAAAGAGAGCCTAGAACT CCTAAGCTCCCCCTGAATCAATTCTACCCATACATTCGATGTGGCCTTTGCTGTGGCTTTCTCATCAATGCCACCACCATCACAGAATGTTTACACACAT TTTGCAAAAGCTGCATTGTGAAACATTTTTACAACAGCAACAAGTGTCCTACATGCACCATTGTCGTGCACGAAACACAACCCTTTTACCATATCAG GCCCGACAGACAATTGCAGGATATTGTGTACAAAATGATTCCGTTCCTGGAGGATT ctgaaaaaaaacaaatggcaaACTTCTATAAAAAACGAGGAGCGCAGACACCGAAAGAAG TCACCACGTCTGCTCCTTCAAGGTGCAAAAAGCAAAAGAAGGATTGCACACAACAGTATATCTTCAGCATTCCGCCTGAGCTGGATTTATCTCTGCTGCTCGAGTTTGTAGG ggCTGAAGAGGGGATAAACAGCTATAAG CCACTAGAGAGGCCTTATGTCCGTGTGTCAAGTGACGCCACCATCCGCCACGTGGAGCTGTTCATCAGAAAGAAGATGGAACTCAGTCCAACTTGCCAG gtTGATGTGGTTTGTGGAGATCACCTCCTGGATCAGTATCAGTCACTGAAAGATGTTCAGAATGCTGTGGGATCTCAGGCCTTGGAG gATGGTCTGTTGGTGCTGCACTTTGGGTTGGTGCTGTCTTGTTTGTCTTAA
- the LOC144085111 gene encoding RING finger protein 122-like, which yields MQPFQWCNGCRCDIALQNSDPSCKMTSVELFNLPLNVYIIILGIGLFIVMLILIFCCYILRFRQQREHYGYNEVVLKGAGKKLSLVGQTCAVCLDEFRSRDELGVCPCSHAFHQKCLMKWLEIRSVCPMCNKPMCRLEPGTSQTA from the exons ATGCAACCTTTTCAGTGGTGCAACG GGTGTCGGTGTGACATCGCATTGCAGAACTCAGACCCCTCCTGCAAGATGACATCTGTGGAGCTCTTCAATTTGCCCCTCAATGTTTACATCATCATTTTGGGCATTGGGCTTTTTATCGTAATGCTCATTCTCATTTTCTGCTGCTACATACTCAG ATTCAGGCAGCAAAGAGAACACTACGGCTATAATGAG GTTGTGCTTAAAGGAGCTGGAAAGAAACTCAGCCTTGTTGGG CAAACATGCGCTGTGTGCTTAGACGAGTTTCGCAGCCGGGATGAGCTTGGAGtgtgtccatgttcccatgctTTTCATCAAAA GTGCCTAATGAAATGGTTAGAGATCCGAAGTGTCTGCCCCATGTGCAATAAGCCAATGTGCCGCCTCGAGCCCGGGACTTCACAAACTGCATAG
- the pcgf6 gene encoding polycomb group RING finger protein 6 isoform X1, whose protein sequence is MTTALCRDSEYEPKLPLNQFYPYIRCGLCCGFLINATTITECLHTFCKSCIVKHFYNSNKCPTCTIVVHETQPFYHIRPDRQLQDIVYKMIPFLEDSEKKQMANFYKKRGAQTPKEVTTSAPSRCKKQKKDCTQQYIFSIPPELDLSLLLEFVGAEEGINSYKPLERPYVRVSSDATIRHVELFIRKKMELSPTCQVDVVCGDHLLDQYQSLKDVQNAVGSQALEDGLLVLHFGLVLSCLS, encoded by the exons ATGACGACCGCATTGTGCAGGGATTCTGAATACGAG CCTAAGCTCCCCCTGAATCAATTCTACCCATACATTCGATGTGGCCTTTGCTGTGGCTTTCTCATCAATGCCACCACCATCACAGAATGTTTACACACAT TTTGCAAAAGCTGCATTGTGAAACATTTTTACAACAGCAACAAGTGTCCTACATGCACCATTGTCGTGCACGAAACACAACCCTTTTACCATATCAG GCCCGACAGACAATTGCAGGATATTGTGTACAAAATGATTCCGTTCCTGGAGGATT ctgaaaaaaaacaaatggcaaACTTCTATAAAAAACGAGGAGCGCAGACACCGAAAGAAG TCACCACGTCTGCTCCTTCAAGGTGCAAAAAGCAAAAGAAGGATTGCACACAACAGTATATCTTCAGCATTCCGCCTGAGCTGGATTTATCTCTGCTGCTCGAGTTTGTAGG ggCTGAAGAGGGGATAAACAGCTATAAG CCACTAGAGAGGCCTTATGTCCGTGTGTCAAGTGACGCCACCATCCGCCACGTGGAGCTGTTCATCAGAAAGAAGATGGAACTCAGTCCAACTTGCCAG gtTGATGTGGTTTGTGGAGATCACCTCCTGGATCAGTATCAGTCACTGAAAGATGTTCAGAATGCTGTGGGATCTCAGGCCTTGGAG gATGGTCTGTTGGTGCTGCACTTTGGGTTGGTGCTGTCTTGTTTGTCTTAA
- the LOC144084875 gene encoding alpha-internexin-like, translating to MTEMNYRERYTSSSYRKIFGDSSRFSASSSRMNSSMPRVSPGVRTMAVSRNSTSAGGMYRRLGQPPGSYSFVASDSLDLTQTSVVNNELKVIRTNEKEQLQGLNDRFAMFIDKVRHLEQQNKVLEAELVALRQRQSEPSRTAHLYQQEIRDMRSQLEELNRDKNHILIERNNMEDELQKLTAKYEEEVSIREDTEQTLRSFKKDVDDAATVRLDLERRVESLLDEISFLNKVHDEEIQELSGMMEAQQVSVELELAKPDLTSALKEIRNQYESIASKNLQSAEEWYKGKFVSLSEQATRSNEAMRASREEMNEFRRQVQAKTLEIETLRGANESLERQITEMEDAHNSEVTLLQDTISQLDTELRNLKGEMAQHLREYQDLLNVKMALDIEIAAYRKLLEGEETHFNSGMSFGTTSYSYQARAPAASSRSNERDKNGAKKESLKEEEKDQADINSNN from the exons ATGACAGAGATGAACTACAGGGAGCGATACACGTCATCCTCTTACCGAAAGATTTTTGGGGATTCTTCCAGGTTCTCCGCTTCTTCCTCCCGTATGAACAGCTCCATGCCACGGGTGTCCCCAGGGGTGCGGACCATGGCCGTGTCCCGGAACAGCACCTCTGCCGGGGGCATGTACCGACGGCTAGGTCAACCTCCGGGCTCCTACTCTTTTGTGGCCTCAGACTCCCTCGATTTGACCCAGACTTCGGTGGTCAACAATGAACTGAAAGTCATCAGAACCAATGAGAAAGAGCAGCTTCAG GGTTTGAATGATCGCTTCGCAATGTTCATTGATAAAGTCAGACACCTGGAGCAGCAGAATAAAGTACTGGAGGCCGAGCTGGTGGCGTTGCGGCAGAGGCAAAGCGAACCATCACGAACTGCTCATCTCTACCAGCAAGAGATAAGGGACATGCGTTCCCAGTTGGAAGAACTGAATAGGGACAAGAACCACATCCTTATTGAGAGGAATAACATGGAAGATGAACTGCAG AAACTCACTGCAAAATATGAGGAGGAGGTGAGCATTCGTGAAGACACTGAGCAAACCTTGAGGTCCTTTAAGAAGGATGTGGATGACGCAGCGACCGTTCGTCTGGATCTGGAGCGCCGAGTGGAGTCACTTCTGGATGAAATCTCCTTCCTGAACAAAGTCCATGATGAGGAAATCCAGGAGCTGAGCGGCATGATGGAGGCGCAGCAGGTTTCCGTGGAACTGGAACTTGCCAAACCGGACCTCACCTCTGCTCTGAAAGAGATTCGTAACCAGTACGAGTCCATTGCCTCCAAGAACCTGCAGTCCGCAGAGGAGTGGTACAAGGGTAAGTTCGTCAGCCTTAGCGAACAGGCCACCAGGAGCAACGAGGCCATGCGAGCCAGCAGGGAGGAGATGAATGAGTTCAGGAGGCAGGTGCAGGCCAAGACTTTGGAGATCGAGACGCTGAGGGGGGCCAACGAGTCTCTAGAGAGGCAGATCACAGAGATGGAGGATGCTCACAACAGCGAAGTCACATTATTGCAG gaCACGATTAGCCAACTGGATACGGAATTGAGGAACCTCAAGGGAGAGATGGCCCAGCACCTGAGAGAATATCAGGACCTGCTCAATGTCAAGATGGCCCTGGACATTGAGATAGCTGCTTACAG GAAGCTGCTGGAAGGCGAGGAAACTCACTTTAACTCCGGAATGTCATTCGGAACAACCAGTTACAGCTACCAGGCCCGGGCCCCAGCTGCCTCCTCCAGGAGCAACGAGCGAGACAAGAACGGAGCCAAGAAGGAGAGCCtcaaggaggaggagaaggaccAAGCTGACATCAACTCAAACAACTGA